A genomic segment from Janthinobacterium sp. 64 encodes:
- a CDS encoding GlsB/YeaQ/YmgE family stress response membrane protein: MNFIIWIVIGGVIGWLASMVMKTNAQQGIFLNIVVGIVGAFLGGWLLAPLFGTGTINSDNFSLSSLLVSFLGAVILLGIVNLLRRGKIR, encoded by the coding sequence ATGAATTTCATTATCTGGATCGTTATTGGCGGCGTCATCGGCTGGCTGGCCAGCATGGTCATGAAAACGAATGCGCAACAGGGCATCTTCCTCAATATCGTCGTCGGCATCGTCGGCGCCTTCCTGGGCGGCTGGCTGCTGGCGCCCCTGTTCGGCACGGGCACCATCAATAGCGACAACTTCAGCCTGTCTTCGCTGCTCGTTTCGTTCCTGGGCGCCGTGATTTTGCTGGGCATCGTGAATCTTTTGCGCCGCGGCAAAATACGTTAA
- a CDS encoding YceI family protein codes for MKTTQRLVLASLLGLSVAATAATLLKVDPAKTSVSAVFKQMNVPVEAKFKKFNIAIDYNPATPDASKASVEIETASIDIGDPEYNKEVAKKEWFNAAQFPKATFVSSSIKAAGAGKLTVTGKLSIKGKTTDVTFPLAVKADGGKYAFDGALPIKRLTYNIGEGEWKDTSMVADEVTIKFHVSAQ; via the coding sequence ATGAAAACCACCCAACGCCTCGTCCTCGCTTCCCTGCTGGGCCTGTCCGTGGCCGCCACCGCCGCCACCTTGCTGAAAGTCGATCCCGCCAAGACCAGCGTGTCGGCCGTGTTCAAGCAAATGAACGTGCCGGTGGAAGCGAAGTTCAAGAAATTCAATATTGCCATCGATTACAACCCGGCCACGCCGGACGCCTCGAAGGCGTCGGTGGAAATCGAGACGGCCAGCATCGATATCGGCGACCCCGAGTACAACAAGGAAGTGGCCAAGAAAGAATGGTTTAACGCTGCCCAGTTCCCGAAAGCCACTTTTGTGTCAAGCAGCATCAAGGCGGCCGGCGCGGGCAAGCTGACGGTTACCGGCAAGCTGAGCATCAAAGGCAAGACCACCGACGTCACCTTCCCCCTGGCGGTGAAAGCCGATGGCGGCAAATATGCATTTGACGGCGCCCTGCCGATCAAGCGCCTGACCTATAACATCGGCGAAGGCGAGTGGAAAGACACGAGCATGGTTGCAGACGAGGTTACCATTAAGTTTCATGTTTCTGCTCAGTAA
- a CDS encoding cytochrome b: protein MQRYTTTAIILHWLTALLIISAFVMGLVMTDIPGLTPTKLKYFSWHKWLGVTVLAIAAIRLLWRKANVPPPHPASMVAWQKKAADAMHVLLYILIFAVPVSGYLYTLAAGVPVVYLGLFQLPVIMAPNPELKPLLKEIHYVLNMTMAAAVAAHVLAALKHQFIDRDGVLKRMLP from the coding sequence ATGCAACGCTACACCACCACCGCCATCATCCTGCACTGGCTGACCGCCCTGCTGATCATCAGCGCCTTCGTCATGGGCCTGGTCATGACGGACATTCCCGGCCTGACACCCACCAAGCTCAAATATTTCTCCTGGCACAAGTGGCTGGGCGTGACCGTGCTGGCCATCGCCGCCATCCGCCTGCTGTGGCGCAAGGCCAACGTGCCGCCGCCGCACCCGGCCAGCATGGTTGCCTGGCAAAAGAAGGCGGCCGACGCCATGCACGTGCTGCTGTACATCCTGATCTTCGCCGTGCCCGTTTCCGGCTACCTGTACACCCTGGCCGCCGGCGTGCCGGTGGTCTACCTGGGCCTGTTCCAGCTGCCCGTCATCATGGCGCCGAACCCGGAACTTAAGCCGCTCTTAAAAGAAATTCATTATGTTCTGAACATGACGATGGCCGCCGCCGTGGCCGCCCATGTGCTGGCGGCGCTGAAGCACCAGTTCATCGACCGCGATGGCGTCCTCAAGCGCATGTTGCCGTAA
- a CDS encoding YceI family protein → MKLKHLMIAVLAAAGAGSAMAATDTYNLDPTHTFPSFEADHMGMSVWRGKFNKTKGTVTLDRAAKTGSLDLVIDADSIDFGLDAMNTHAKKADMFNVEKFPAITYKSKSFKFNGDQLVEVDGELTLLGVTKPVKLNVSKFKCIMHPRYKREVCGADASAEFKRSDFGLNYGMPAFSPEVKLAIQVEAIKAD, encoded by the coding sequence ATGAAATTGAAGCACTTGATGATCGCCGTGCTGGCAGCGGCCGGCGCGGGTTCGGCCATGGCCGCTACCGACACCTACAACCTCGACCCGACGCACACCTTCCCCAGCTTTGAAGCCGATCACATGGGCATGTCCGTGTGGCGCGGCAAGTTCAACAAGACCAAGGGAACCGTGACTTTGGACCGCGCCGCCAAGACGGGCAGCCTGGACCTCGTCATCGATGCCGATTCGATCGATTTCGGCCTCGACGCCATGAACACGCACGCGAAAAAGGCGGACATGTTCAATGTGGAAAAATTCCCGGCAATCACCTACAAGAGCAAGTCGTTCAAGTTCAACGGCGATCAGCTGGTGGAAGTCGATGGCGAACTGACCCTGCTGGGCGTGACCAAGCCCGTCAAATTGAACGTGAGCAAATTCAAGTGCATCATGCACCCGCGCTACAAGCGCGAAGTGTGCGGCGCCGATGCCAGCGCGGAATTCAAGCGCAGCGACTTTGGACTGAACTACGGCATGCCGGCGTTCTCGCCGGAAGTCAAACTGGCCATCCAGGTTGAAGCGATCAAGGCCGACTAA
- the purB gene encoding adenylosuccinate lyase, producing MTSTTPYSTLSALSPLDGRYASKTDLLRPILSEAGFMHHRVKVEISWLQALSQAGFAEIKPFSAEACALLDKMAADFSEADAARIKAIEAVTNHDVKAVEYWLKEQVADVPELVAASEFIHFACTSEDINNTSHGMMLKAARDGVMLPALTGLVAKLTQIAHDNADVPMLSRTHGQTASPTTLGKEMANVVARLQRAVKRIEQVEILGKMNGAVGNYNAHLSAYPGFDWPAFSQAVIEQRLGLVFNPYTIQIEPHDYMAELFDAFARANTILLDLNRDIWTYVSLGYFKQKLKAGEIGSSTMPHKVNPIDFENSEGNLGLANAVLKHLSEKLPVSRMQRDLTDSTVLRNIGVGLGYTLLAYDSCLRGLNKLEVNHARLAQDLDATWEVLAEPVQTVMRRYGIENPYEQLKELTRGKGISKEALQTFVNGLAIPQDAKDVLLSMTPGNYIGIAAQLAKAI from the coding sequence ATGACTTCTACAACTCCGTATTCCACGCTGTCGGCCCTGTCTCCGCTCGATGGCCGCTACGCCAGCAAGACCGATCTGCTGCGCCCGATCCTGTCCGAAGCCGGTTTCATGCACCACCGCGTGAAAGTGGAAATCTCCTGGCTGCAAGCGCTGTCGCAAGCCGGTTTCGCTGAAATCAAGCCGTTCTCGGCGGAAGCGTGCGCCCTGCTCGACAAGATGGCGGCCGACTTCTCGGAAGCCGACGCGGCCCGCATCAAGGCCATCGAAGCGGTCACCAACCATGACGTCAAGGCGGTCGAATACTGGCTGAAGGAACAAGTGGCGGACGTGCCGGAACTGGTGGCGGCGTCGGAATTCATCCATTTCGCCTGCACCTCGGAAGACATCAACAACACCTCGCACGGTATGATGCTCAAAGCCGCGCGCGATGGCGTGATGCTGCCGGCATTGACCGGCCTGGTAGCCAAGCTGACGCAGATCGCGCACGACAACGCCGACGTGCCGATGCTGTCACGCACGCACGGGCAGACGGCCAGCCCGACCACCCTGGGCAAGGAAATGGCCAACGTCGTGGCCCGTTTGCAGCGCGCCGTGAAACGCATCGAACAAGTGGAAATCCTCGGCAAGATGAATGGCGCCGTCGGCAACTACAACGCCCACTTGTCCGCCTACCCGGGCTTCGACTGGCCGGCATTCTCGCAAGCCGTCATCGAACAGCGCCTGGGCCTGGTGTTCAATCCGTACACCATCCAGATCGAACCGCACGACTACATGGCCGAACTGTTCGACGCCTTCGCGCGCGCCAACACGATCTTGCTGGACCTGAACCGCGACATCTGGACGTATGTCTCGCTGGGCTACTTCAAGCAAAAGCTGAAAGCGGGCGAAATCGGTTCGTCGACCATGCCGCACAAGGTCAACCCGATCGACTTCGAAAACTCCGAAGGCAACCTGGGCTTGGCCAATGCCGTGCTGAAACACCTGTCGGAAAAACTGCCCGTCTCGCGCATGCAGCGCGACCTGACCGATTCGACCGTGCTGCGCAACATCGGCGTGGGCCTGGGCTACACCCTGCTGGCGTATGACAGCTGCCTGCGCGGCCTGAACAAGCTGGAAGTGAACCACGCGCGCCTGGCGCAAGACCTGGACGCGACGTGGGAAGTGCTGGCCGAGCCCGTACAAACCGTGATGCGCCGCTATGGCATCGAAAATCCGTACGAGCAGCTGAAAGAGCTGACGCGCGGCAAGGGCATCTCGAAAGAAGCGCTGCAAACCTTCGTCAACGGCCTGGCCATCCCGCAGGATGCCAAGGACGTGCTGTTGAGCATGACGCCGGGCAACTACATCGGTATCGCCGCGCAATTGGCCAAGGCAATCTAA